From Enterococcus wangshanyuanii, the proteins below share one genomic window:
- the murB gene encoding UDP-N-acetylmuramate dehydrogenase yields MNKNEMMTELKDIKLLFDEPLMNFTFTKTGGPVDVLAFPKSKEEVALLVAYCKKNDFPWLVLGNASNLIVRDGGIRGMVIMLEEMKQVSVVEDELVVEAGAKLIDTTYVALDHDLAGFEFACGIPGSVGGAVYMNAGAYGGEIKDVFTSVDILLEDGTIKTFSNEEMDFSYRHSVVQTMHCVVLEARFTLKKGDHALIKAKMDELTELRVSKQPLEYPSCGSVFKRPEGHFTGKLIQDAGLQGLKWGGAQISEKHAGFIVNIDHATATDYVELIAHIQSVIKEKFDVSLETEVRIIGEEK; encoded by the coding sequence ATGAATAAAAATGAAATGATGACTGAATTAAAAGATATAAAACTGTTATTTGATGAACCTTTGATGAATTTTACCTTTACTAAAACAGGTGGACCAGTCGATGTATTGGCTTTTCCAAAGTCAAAAGAAGAAGTGGCTCTATTAGTTGCTTATTGCAAAAAAAATGATTTTCCTTGGCTTGTTTTAGGGAACGCCAGTAACTTGATCGTACGTGATGGCGGAATTCGTGGAATGGTTATTATGTTGGAAGAAATGAAGCAAGTTTCGGTAGTTGAGGATGAATTAGTTGTTGAAGCAGGAGCAAAGCTGATCGATACGACATATGTTGCGCTGGATCATGATTTGGCTGGGTTTGAATTTGCCTGTGGAATTCCGGGAAGTGTCGGCGGAGCTGTTTATATGAACGCTGGTGCTTATGGTGGGGAGATCAAGGACGTTTTTACATCTGTTGATATCCTACTAGAAGATGGCACGATCAAGACTTTTAGTAATGAAGAAATGGACTTTTCTTATCGTCACAGCGTGGTCCAAACAATGCATTGCGTCGTACTTGAAGCTAGATTCACCTTGAAAAAAGGCGATCATGCCCTTATTAAAGCAAAAATGGATGAGCTGACTGAGCTGAGAGTTTCCAAGCAGCCGTTAGAATATCCTTCTTGTGGAAGTGTATTTAAACGTCCGGAAGGGCACTTTACTGGAAAGTTGATTCAAGATGCAGGATTGCAGGGGTTAAAATGGGGCGGCGCGCAGATATCTGAAAAGCATGCTGGTTTTATTGTGAATATCGATCATGCCACCGCAACAGATTATGTCGAATTGATTGCCCATATTCAAAGTGTGATCAAAGAGAAATTTGATGTTTCACTAGAAACAGAAGTCCGTATTATCGGTGAAGAAAAATAG
- the cbpA gene encoding cyclic di-AMP binding protein CbpA, producing MLLKSVVIKKKNLTTVNESCTLEEALNILEDSGYRCVPILDESEKIFRGNIYKMHIYRHKANGGDMSLPVTYLLKNATKFIFVNTSFFKVFFTIKELPYIAVLDENNYFYGILTHSTLLNILAQSWNIERGSYVLTIATTGKQGDLAAMTKIIAKHSSIASCITLDIGEDEFIRRTLITLPAETTEETCAQIVENLERKNLKVVEIEDLKANAE from the coding sequence ATGTTATTAAAATCCGTTGTTATCAAAAAGAAAAACCTTACAACTGTCAATGAATCTTGTACTTTAGAAGAAGCATTGAACATCCTTGAAGATTCAGGTTACCGCTGTGTACCGATTCTTGATGAATCTGAAAAAATCTTCCGAGGAAATATCTATAAAATGCATATCTATCGCCATAAAGCAAACGGCGGAGACATGAGTCTACCAGTGACTTATTTATTGAAAAATGCGACAAAATTTATTTTTGTGAATACGTCATTCTTTAAGGTCTTTTTCACGATCAAAGAGTTGCCTTATATTGCTGTACTAGACGAAAATAATTATTTTTATGGGATTCTAACACACAGTACGTTATTAAATATCTTGGCCCAGTCTTGGAATATAGAACGCGGAAGTTATGTTTTGACGATCGCGACAACTGGAAAACAAGGTGATTTGGCTGCTATGACTAAAATTATTGCCAAGCACAGCAGTATTGCCAGCTGTATCACCTTAGATATTGGTGAAGATGAGTTTATCCGCCGCACATTGATTACTTTACCAGCTGAAACAACTGAAGAAACGTGCGCGCAAATTGTTGAAAATCTAGAGCGTAAAAACTTAAAAGTTGTTGAAATCGAAGATTTAAAAGCGAATGCAGAATAA